A single genomic interval of Dyella sp. GSA-30 harbors:
- a CDS encoding efflux RND transporter permease subunit: MPSFFIDRPIFAWVVAILITMVGCIAMLNMGIESYPNIAPPQVVVSATFPGANADTVEKNVTQVIEQQLTGIDHLLYFSSSSNSNGSGTITLTFETGTNPDIAQVQVQNKVSLAQPRLPTAVTQQGVVVAKNNPDFLMFVSLVSTNPEIDGNRLADIIASQVADQVGRIPGVGSTRVIGAEYAVRIWLNPDKLQGYGLSASTVLNAVSTQNVQFAAGSLGADPAPDDQAFTATVSAEGRFSTPEEFGNIILRANSDGTVVRLSDVARVSFGPQTYGLTSTWNGQPVGGLGVQLLPGANALDVATAVRAKMDELAKDFPQGVSWFAPYDTTPFVTVSINEVVHTLIEAIILVFLVMLIFLQNIRATIIPTLVIPVALMGTFIGLIALGFTINQLTLFGMVLAIGIVVDDAIVVIENVERIMTEEHLPPKEATRKAMGQITGAVVAITVVLAAVFVPSALQAGASGVIYKQFALTIAVSMGFSAFLALSFTPALCATMLKETHHEKKNAVYRGFNKVFDWVTHTYSGHIGSATRHAPRWMVIFALVAVLAGFLYTKLPTSFVPSEDQGFALAIVNLPPGATLKRSEQVMAEMRERIKNSPLNDDIVGMYQISGFSFVGQSESAGMAFIKLKDWSERKITADELIMQANGVLHGIRDAQIFVVNLPTIRGLSQFGGIDMYLQARAGQTHGELMQAMGMVLGKSQGNPALLGTRPNSLPDAPLWDIKVDRVQAQSMGLSVSDVYTAIQLTLAPIYVNDFVYGGRVKRVYIQADQAYRMGPDALQHVFTPSSLANNNTSSAVNPYNMIPISSVVKSDWSTGSPALTRYNGYAAVEIVASEGKGYSTGQAMGALQSIVDNDLPKGFGSDWTGQSYQEILAGNSATLLLVLSIVIVFLCLAALYESWSIPVAVLLVVPLGLLGTVVFSMLRGLPNDMYFKIGMITVIGLAAKNAILIVEFAVEQQQQGKSLFDAVVTASRLRLRPILMTSMAFILGVFPLAVSTGAGANSRHAIGTGVIGGMLFATFLGLLLIPVFYVSVRRLLGDKLDEPSGKLPHHGGGDHQPPASFDSDPHRGT, encoded by the coding sequence ATGCCGAGTTTTTTCATTGACCGCCCGATTTTCGCGTGGGTGGTAGCGATCCTCATCACCATGGTCGGCTGTATCGCCATGCTGAACATGGGTATCGAGTCCTACCCCAACATCGCCCCGCCACAGGTGGTGGTGTCGGCGACCTTCCCTGGCGCCAACGCGGATACGGTGGAGAAGAACGTTACCCAGGTGATCGAGCAGCAGCTCACCGGTATCGATCACCTGCTCTACTTCAGCTCCTCCTCCAACTCCAATGGTTCGGGGACCATCACGCTCACCTTCGAGACGGGCACCAACCCCGACATCGCGCAGGTGCAGGTGCAGAACAAAGTCTCGCTGGCCCAGCCACGCTTGCCTACCGCCGTCACCCAGCAGGGTGTGGTGGTGGCCAAGAACAACCCCGACTTCCTGATGTTCGTGTCGTTGGTGTCCACCAACCCGGAGATCGACGGCAACCGCCTGGCCGACATCATTGCCTCGCAGGTCGCCGATCAGGTTGGCCGTATTCCGGGCGTAGGCAGCACTCGCGTGATCGGTGCCGAATACGCGGTACGCATCTGGTTGAACCCCGACAAGCTGCAAGGCTATGGCCTGTCGGCCAGCACGGTGCTCAATGCCGTTTCCACCCAGAACGTGCAGTTCGCTGCCGGTTCGCTGGGTGCCGACCCGGCGCCGGATGACCAGGCATTCACTGCCACGGTGTCGGCTGAAGGACGTTTCTCCACGCCCGAGGAGTTCGGCAACATCATCCTGCGCGCCAACAGCGATGGCACGGTGGTACGTCTCAGTGACGTGGCCCGCGTGTCCTTCGGTCCGCAGACCTACGGCCTGACCTCCACCTGGAACGGTCAGCCGGTGGGCGGCCTGGGCGTACAGCTGCTGCCGGGCGCCAACGCGCTCGACGTGGCGACCGCCGTGCGCGCCAAGATGGACGAACTGGCGAAGGACTTCCCGCAGGGCGTCAGCTGGTTCGCACCGTACGACACCACCCCGTTCGTGACGGTGTCGATCAACGAAGTGGTGCATACCCTGATCGAGGCGATCATCCTCGTCTTCCTGGTGATGCTGATCTTCCTGCAGAACATCCGCGCCACGATCATCCCCACCCTGGTGATCCCGGTCGCGCTGATGGGTACCTTCATCGGCTTGATCGCGCTGGGTTTCACCATCAACCAGCTGACCTTGTTCGGTATGGTGCTGGCGATCGGTATCGTGGTGGACGACGCGATCGTGGTGATCGAAAACGTCGAACGCATCATGACCGAGGAGCACCTCCCACCCAAGGAAGCTACCCGCAAGGCGATGGGCCAGATCACCGGCGCCGTGGTTGCGATCACGGTGGTGCTGGCGGCGGTGTTCGTGCCTTCGGCCTTGCAGGCCGGCGCTTCTGGCGTGATCTACAAGCAGTTCGCGCTGACCATTGCCGTGTCGATGGGCTTCTCGGCCTTCCTGGCCCTGTCGTTCACGCCGGCGCTGTGCGCCACCATGCTCAAGGAAACGCACCACGAGAAGAAGAACGCGGTGTACCGCGGCTTCAACAAGGTGTTCGACTGGGTCACGCATACGTACAGCGGCCACATCGGCAGCGCCACGCGTCATGCACCACGCTGGATGGTCATATTCGCACTGGTCGCCGTGCTGGCCGGTTTCCTGTACACCAAGTTGCCGACCAGCTTCGTGCCGAGCGAAGACCAGGGCTTTGCGCTGGCCATCGTGAACCTTCCGCCGGGCGCCACCCTCAAGCGCAGCGAACAGGTGATGGCCGAGATGCGCGAGCGCATCAAGAACAGCCCGCTGAACGACGATATCGTCGGCATGTACCAGATCAGCGGCTTCAGCTTCGTCGGTCAGAGCGAAAGTGCGGGCATGGCCTTCATCAAGCTCAAGGACTGGAGTGAGCGCAAGATCACTGCGGACGAGCTGATCATGCAGGCCAACGGCGTGCTGCACGGCATTCGCGACGCGCAGATCTTCGTGGTCAACCTGCCCACCATCCGCGGCCTCAGCCAGTTCGGCGGCATCGACATGTACCTGCAGGCTCGCGCAGGCCAGACGCATGGCGAACTGATGCAAGCCATGGGCATGGTGCTGGGCAAGTCCCAGGGCAACCCGGCCCTGCTGGGCACGCGTCCGAACTCCCTGCCCGATGCACCGTTGTGGGACATCAAGGTGGACCGCGTGCAGGCCCAGTCGATGGGCTTGTCGGTCAGCGACGTGTATACGGCCATCCAGCTCACCCTGGCGCCGATCTACGTCAACGACTTCGTCTACGGCGGCCGCGTGAAGCGCGTCTACATCCAGGCCGACCAGGCCTACCGCATGGGTCCGGACGCACTGCAGCACGTGTTCACGCCCAGCTCGCTGGCCAACAACAACACCAGCTCGGCGGTCAATCCGTACAACATGATTCCGATCTCCAGCGTGGTGAAATCCGATTGGAGCACGGGCTCGCCGGCACTGACCCGCTACAACGGCTATGCCGCGGTGGAAATCGTCGCCAGCGAAGGCAAGGGATACTCCACCGGCCAGGCCATGGGCGCGCTGCAGAGCATCGTGGACAACGACCTGCCCAAGGGCTTCGGCTCCGACTGGACCGGCCAGTCCTACCAGGAAATCCTGGCAGGCAACTCGGCCACGCTGTTGCTGGTGCTGTCGATCGTCATCGTGTTCCTGTGCTTGGCGGCGCTGTACGAAAGCTGGTCGATCCCGGTCGCCGTGTTGCTGGTAGTACCGCTGGGCCTGCTGGGTACGGTGGTCTTCTCCATGCTGCGTGGCCTGCCGAACGATATGTACTTCAAGATCGGCATGATCACGGTGATCGGCCTGGCGGCGAAGAACGCGATTCTGATCGTGGAATTCGCGGTGGAACAGCAGCAACAAGGCAAGTCGCTGTTCGACGCGGTAGTGACGGCCTCTCGCTTGCGACTGCGCCCGATCCTGATGACCTCAATGGCGTTCATCCTGGGCGTGTTCCCGCTGGCGGTCTCCACCGGCGCAGGTGCGAACTCCCGCCATGCGATCGGTACGGGCGTGATCGGCGGCATGCTGTTCGCCACCTTCCTCGGCCTGCTGCTGATTCCGGTGTTCTATGTGAGCGTGCGTCGCTTGCTGGGCGATAAGCTCGACGAGCCGTCGGGCAAGCTGCCGCATCATGGTGGCGGAGATCATCAGCCGCCGGCTTCGTTTGATTCGGATCCGCATCGCGGGACTTGA
- a CDS encoding efflux RND transporter periplasmic adaptor subunit: MKSSSLRTPLLCLGLLSLAACGGKKEQGPPQMPTPEVGVVKAQPVSAPLSKDLVGRLSAFRSADVRARVSGVLLKRVYEEGTDVKKGQVLFEIDPAVYQANVESAQANLASAQATYVNAHNAAERARSLRPKGYVSQSDLDAAEASERSSAAAVKQSQAAVQSARISLGFTRVTAPIDGRAGQQQVTEGAIVGNGNADSGVSSTLLTTVDQLDPLYVNFTVGAADLDRLRRAQTAGNVSLSDPTKTTVQVVLPDGSKYDQQGLLDFSGATVDPTTGTINLRAQLANPDKRLLPGTYVTIKANLGQQNNVYLVPQPAVARDVAGGYVLVVNQEGKVERKNITANDLSSGNWIVTAGLAAGDQIIVSGLQSVQPGAPAKAAPWQPGKDAGPPNGTQGAKPAAGKQ; the protein is encoded by the coding sequence ATGAAGTCCTCGTCACTGCGCACACCCCTGCTGTGCCTTGGCCTGCTCTCGCTGGCCGCATGCGGCGGCAAGAAGGAACAAGGTCCGCCCCAGATGCCCACCCCGGAGGTCGGCGTCGTCAAGGCCCAGCCCGTGAGCGCCCCGCTCAGCAAGGACCTGGTGGGACGCCTTTCCGCCTTCCGCAGCGCCGATGTACGCGCCCGTGTTTCCGGCGTGTTGCTCAAGCGCGTGTACGAGGAAGGCACGGACGTGAAGAAGGGCCAGGTGCTGTTCGAGATCGATCCTGCGGTCTACCAGGCCAATGTGGAATCCGCCCAGGCCAACCTCGCCTCGGCCCAGGCGACCTACGTCAACGCGCACAACGCCGCCGAACGCGCCCGTTCGTTGCGTCCGAAGGGCTATGTCTCGCAATCGGACCTGGATGCCGCCGAGGCCAGCGAGCGCAGCTCGGCTGCCGCGGTGAAGCAGTCCCAGGCCGCCGTACAAAGTGCGCGCATCAGCCTCGGCTTCACCCGCGTTACCGCGCCGATCGACGGTCGCGCCGGCCAGCAGCAGGTCACCGAAGGCGCCATCGTGGGTAACGGCAACGCCGACAGCGGCGTCAGCTCCACCCTGCTGACCACGGTCGACCAGCTCGATCCGCTGTACGTGAACTTCACGGTCGGCGCCGCCGACCTGGATCGCCTGCGTCGCGCCCAGACCGCCGGCAACGTCAGCCTCAGCGATCCGACCAAGACCACCGTGCAGGTCGTGTTGCCGGACGGCAGCAAGTACGACCAGCAAGGCTTGCTCGACTTCTCCGGCGCCACAGTCGACCCGACCACCGGCACGATCAATCTGCGTGCGCAGTTGGCCAACCCGGACAAGCGCCTGCTGCCGGGCACCTACGTCACCATCAAGGCGAACCTCGGCCAGCAGAACAACGTGTACCTGGTGCCGCAGCCGGCCGTGGCGCGCGATGTCGCCGGCGGCTACGTGCTGGTGGTGAACCAGGAGGGCAAGGTCGAGCGCAAGAACATCACCGCCAACGACTTGAGCAGCGGCAACTGGATCGTCACCGCAGGCCTCGCCGCCGGCGACCAGATCATCGTGTCGGGCCTGCAGTCCGTCCAGCCGGGTGCCCCCGCCAAGGCGGCGCCCTGGCAGCCGGGCAAGGACGCCGGCCCGCCCAACGGTACGCAGGGCGCCAAGCCTGCGGCCGGCAAGCAGTAA
- a CDS encoding NAD-glutamate dehydrogenase domain-containing protein: protein MNAMRASGDRLIQTVVLEELKKNGFSTTRLEEAQFFIDAFFARIGATDLDLHSSAEWATLVAGLIDFMQQRQPGRASVRVVNPETGFAGRSLVQVVTDDMPFLVDTVTMSVSQWPIHAVIHPVVKVTRDAAGKLQRLGDDGDASESVMHFEIDRVATEAELVQLRTQLEGALDDVRDAVRDWATMRDKALAIAADLPQRKLPLDAAGVKEGTEFLHWLADDNFTFLGYREYEVKQADGEQVLCAVEGSGLGILHKRERSIAPRSLRTLVASELPQSGSTDAIILTKTNARSVVHRPGYMDYVGVLKFDDSGRPIAEQRFLGLFSSNAYMARPQDVPMVRQKVETVLARSGLKRDSYSGKSLRHILETLPRDELFQSSEDELNTTSSGILELRQRARTRLFIRRDRYGRFFTCIVYIPRDRFNTAVRERVETLLRDALHGETVDSAVLMGEAALARLHVVVRPKIGDHAVYDAQQLEQQVAVIVRNWHDELRDMLIRDRGEHDGVVLANRYGKALPAGYVEDVSPSVAAEDVYQLSQLKGDDAIRMSFYHPEHRPEALRFKVYRSGSDLPLSEILPQLENLGLRVLTEHLYDLPMGDGTLYIQDFEVQPVGNLAFGVEQVGSLFEDAFEQIWRGNAENDGFNRLVLGAKLNWRQVAMLRGYCKYVLQTGVAFSQSYMEDALNRYPAIAGLLVELFLAKFDPRREQLTVDELKAAGNTFTAEMHALIPESIRAAQPALIDGMIGAMARPRAEQIAVLEEAIGTLLETVSSLDEDRILRSFMSLIRATLRTSFFQQWDGAHRGYISYKFDSRRVPDLPKPVPYREIFVSAPRVEGIHLRFGAVARGGLRWSDRREDFRTEVLGLVKAQMVKNTVIVPVGSKGGFFVKRPPVNGDRDAQLAEGIACYRMFISGLLDITDNLVEGKVVPPHDVVRHDQDDPYLVVAADKGTATFSDIANAISVEHGFWLGDAFASGGSNGYDHKGMGITARGAWESVKRHFRALGRDSQSQDFTCVGIGDMSGDVFGNGMLLSKHIRLLAAFDHRHVFLDPHPDTARSFAERERMFKLPRSSWDDYDKSLISAGGGVYSRTLKSIPISPEVRAVLGLKPEVTQLAPSDLLSAILKAPVDLLWNGGIGTYVKASSETHADVGDRANNALRVNGGELRCKMVGEGGNLGLTQKGRIEAAQHGVLLNTDFIDNSAGVDTSDHEVNIKILLDDAVQRNEITVEGRNKQLAVMTDEVGDLVLWDNYRQNQAITLMEHQSVRRLGSMAHFIRILESEGTLDRQVENLPSESELTERKARSQGLTRPELSVLLSYDKLRLYQQLLESDVPEDPYLSKELVRYFPAPLHEKYAEHMQRHRLKREIIATAVTNSTINRMGATFMMRMQEDTGQGPAAIAKAYTAAREILGARDLWAQIEALDSKVAEDTQIDAIMQIWSLLRHLTRWLLNRPGGTLDIAANVERYHAGVSVLSSALPGVLTATGNADFSTSQEKWEGLGLPPELALRLSRLPVQRPMLDIVEVAQQSGQPIDQVAGVFYELGEALDLEWLRDQIEALPVDGHWHAQARGSLLDELTHQHRALALQVLALAGNSKDVSPVQAWLNRDDATLKYTRSMLAEILTQNADYPIASVAVRRLAQLAQVPLG from the coding sequence ATGAATGCGATGCGTGCGTCCGGCGACCGTCTAATCCAGACCGTCGTACTCGAAGAACTCAAGAAGAATGGATTTTCAACGACGCGCCTTGAAGAGGCGCAATTTTTTATCGACGCTTTCTTCGCGCGCATTGGCGCCACCGACCTTGACCTGCATTCCAGTGCCGAATGGGCCACGCTGGTCGCCGGCCTGATCGACTTCATGCAGCAGCGCCAGCCGGGGCGTGCCTCGGTGCGTGTCGTCAACCCGGAAACCGGCTTCGCCGGCCGCAGCCTGGTACAGGTGGTGACCGACGACATGCCGTTCCTGGTCGATACGGTGACCATGAGCGTATCGCAGTGGCCGATCCATGCCGTGATCCATCCGGTCGTCAAGGTGACCCGCGATGCCGCCGGCAAGCTGCAACGCCTGGGCGACGACGGCGATGCTTCCGAATCGGTGATGCATTTCGAGATCGACCGCGTGGCCACCGAGGCCGAACTGGTGCAGCTTCGCACCCAGCTTGAAGGTGCGCTCGACGATGTGCGCGACGCCGTCCGCGACTGGGCGACGATGCGCGACAAGGCGCTGGCGATCGCCGCGGATCTGCCGCAGCGCAAACTGCCGCTGGATGCCGCCGGGGTCAAGGAGGGAACCGAGTTCCTGCACTGGCTGGCCGACGACAACTTCACCTTCCTCGGCTATCGCGAATACGAGGTCAAGCAGGCTGACGGCGAACAGGTGCTGTGCGCCGTCGAGGGCTCGGGCCTGGGCATCCTGCACAAGCGCGAGCGCTCGATTGCCCCGCGCTCGTTGCGCACCCTGGTCGCCAGCGAGCTGCCGCAGTCCGGTTCGACCGATGCGATCATCCTGACCAAGACCAATGCCCGTTCGGTCGTGCATCGTCCCGGTTACATGGATTACGTGGGCGTGCTGAAGTTCGACGACAGCGGCCGCCCGATCGCCGAGCAGCGTTTCCTGGGCCTGTTCTCGTCCAACGCCTATATGGCGCGCCCGCAGGACGTGCCGATGGTGCGTCAGAAGGTCGAGACGGTGCTGGCGCGTTCGGGCCTGAAGCGCGACTCCTATTCCGGCAAGTCGCTGCGCCACATTCTCGAAACGCTGCCGCGCGACGAGCTGTTCCAGAGCAGCGAAGACGAGCTCAACACCACTTCCAGCGGCATTCTCGAACTGCGCCAGCGCGCACGTACGCGTCTGTTCATTCGCCGCGACCGTTATGGTCGTTTCTTTACCTGCATCGTCTATATTCCGCGCGACCGCTTCAACACCGCGGTGCGCGAGCGCGTGGAAACCTTGTTGCGTGACGCGCTGCACGGCGAGACGGTCGATTCGGCCGTGCTGATGGGCGAGGCCGCACTGGCCCGCCTGCATGTCGTGGTGCGCCCGAAGATCGGTGACCACGCCGTGTACGACGCGCAGCAGCTGGAGCAGCAGGTCGCCGTGATCGTGCGCAACTGGCACGATGAACTACGCGACATGCTGATCCGCGATCGCGGTGAGCATGACGGTGTCGTGCTTGCCAACCGTTACGGCAAGGCCTTGCCGGCCGGTTATGTGGAAGACGTTTCGCCCAGCGTGGCGGCCGAAGACGTGTATCAGCTGTCGCAGCTCAAGGGCGACGACGCTATTCGGATGTCGTTCTACCATCCCGAGCATCGCCCGGAGGCGCTGCGCTTCAAGGTCTACCGTAGCGGTTCGGATCTGCCGCTGTCGGAAATCCTGCCGCAGCTGGAAAATCTCGGCCTGCGCGTGCTCACCGAGCATCTGTACGACCTGCCGATGGGTGATGGCACGCTGTATATCCAGGATTTCGAAGTGCAACCGGTCGGCAACCTCGCCTTTGGCGTGGAGCAGGTCGGCAGCCTGTTCGAAGACGCGTTCGAGCAGATCTGGCGCGGCAATGCCGAAAACGACGGCTTCAATCGCCTGGTGCTCGGTGCCAAGTTGAACTGGCGCCAGGTCGCCATGCTGCGCGGCTACTGCAAATATGTGTTGCAGACCGGCGTGGCGTTCTCGCAGTCGTATATGGAAGACGCGCTCAACCGCTATCCGGCGATTGCCGGCTTGCTGGTCGAGTTGTTCCTGGCCAAGTTCGATCCGCGTCGCGAGCAGCTGACCGTCGATGAATTGAAAGCCGCCGGCAACACCTTCACGGCCGAGATGCATGCGCTGATCCCCGAATCGATCCGTGCCGCCCAGCCGGCGCTGATCGACGGCATGATCGGTGCCATGGCGCGTCCGCGCGCCGAGCAGATCGCCGTGCTCGAAGAAGCCATCGGTACGCTGCTCGAAACCGTCTCCAGCCTCGACGAAGACCGCATCCTGCGCAGCTTCATGTCGTTGATCCGCGCCACGTTGCGCACCAGCTTCTTCCAGCAGTGGGATGGCGCGCATCGCGGCTACATCAGCTACAAGTTCGATTCGCGTCGCGTGCCGGATCTGCCCAAACCGGTGCCGTATCGCGAGATCTTCGTCAGCGCACCGCGCGTGGAAGGCATCCACCTGCGCTTCGGTGCGGTGGCGCGTGGTGGCCTGCGCTGGTCCGATCGTCGCGAAGACTTCCGTACCGAAGTACTGGGCCTGGTGAAGGCGCAGATGGTGAAGAACACCGTGATCGTGCCGGTCGGCTCGAAGGGCGGTTTCTTCGTCAAGCGTCCGCCGGTCAACGGCGATCGCGACGCGCAGCTGGCCGAAGGCATTGCCTGCTATCGCATGTTCATCAGCGGCCTGCTCGACATCACCGACAACCTGGTCGAGGGCAAGGTCGTGCCACCGCACGACGTCGTGCGCCATGACCAGGACGATCCATACCTGGTAGTGGCTGCCGACAAGGGCACTGCGACGTTCTCGGATATCGCCAATGCGATTTCGGTGGAGCACGGGTTCTGGCTGGGCGACGCATTCGCATCGGGCGGCTCGAACGGCTACGACCACAAGGGCATGGGCATCACCGCGCGCGGTGCGTGGGAATCGGTGAAACGCCATTTCCGTGCGCTCGGCCGCGACAGCCAGAGCCAGGATTTCACCTGTGTCGGCATCGGCGACATGTCCGGCGACGTGTTCGGCAACGGCATGCTGTTGTCCAAGCATATCCGCCTGCTGGCCGCGTTCGATCACCGCCATGTGTTCCTCGACCCCCATCCTGATACGGCGCGCTCCTTCGCCGAGCGCGAGCGCATGTTCAAGCTGCCGCGCTCGAGCTGGGACGATTACGACAAGTCGCTGATCTCCGCTGGTGGTGGCGTGTATTCGCGCACGCTCAAGTCGATTCCGATTTCGCCGGAAGTGCGTGCGGTGCTGGGCCTCAAGCCCGAAGTCACGCAGCTGGCGCCGAGCGACCTGCTGAGCGCGATCCTGAAGGCGCCGGTCGACCTGTTGTGGAACGGCGGCATCGGTACCTATGTGAAGGCATCGAGCGAAACGCATGCGGATGTGGGCGACCGCGCCAACAACGCGCTGCGCGTCAACGGTGGCGAACTGCGCTGCAAGATGGTGGGCGAGGGCGGCAACCTGGGTCTGACCCAGAAGGGCCGTATCGAAGCCGCCCAGCATGGCGTGCTGCTCAATACCGACTTCATCGACAACTCGGCCGGCGTGGATACCTCCGATCACGAGGTGAACATCAAGATTCTGCTCGACGATGCTGTGCAGCGTAACGAGATCACCGTCGAGGGTCGCAACAAGCAACTGGCGGTGATGACCGATGAGGTCGGCGACCTCGTGCTGTGGGACAACTATCGCCAGAACCAGGCGATTACCCTGATGGAGCATCAGTCGGTGCGTCGCCTGGGTTCGATGGCGCATTTCATCCGCATTCTCGAGAGCGAAGGCACGCTCGACCGTCAGGTCGAGAACCTGCCCAGCGAATCGGAGCTGACCGAGCGCAAGGCGCGCAGCCAGGGCCTGACCCGTCCGGAGCTGTCGGTACTGCTGTCCTACGACAAACTGCGCCTATATCAGCAACTGCTCGAATCGGACGTGCCGGAAGATCCGTACCTGTCCAAGGAACTGGTGCGCTACTTCCCGGCGCCCTTGCACGAGAAGTACGCCGAGCACATGCAGCGCCATCGCTTGAAGCGCGAGATCATCGCCACCGCGGTGACCAACTCGACCATCAACCGCATGGGCGCCACCTTCATGATGCGCATGCAGGAAGACACGGGGCAGGGCCCGGCGGCGATCGCCAAGGCCTATACCGCCGCGCGTGAAATCCTCGGCGCCCGCGACCTGTGGGCACAGATCGAAGCGTTGGACAGCAAGGTGGCCGAAGACACCCAGATCGACGCGATCATGCAGATCTGGTCGCTGCTGCGTCATCTGACACGCTGGCTGCTCAACCGTCCGGGCGGCACGCTGGATATCGCTGCCAACGTCGAGCGCTATCACGCCGGGGTGAGCGTGCTGAGCAGCGCATTGCCCGGCGTGTTGACCGCCACCGGTAATGCCGACTTCTCCACCAGCCAGGAAAAGTGGGAAGGCCTGGGTCTGCCGCCCGAGTTGGCGCTACGCCTGTCGCGTCTGCCGGTGCAGCGTCCGATGCTGGACATTGTCGAGGTGGCCCAGCAGAGCGGCCAGCCGATCGATCAGGTGGCCGGCGTGTTCTACGAACTGGGTGAGGCGCTGGATCTGGAATGGTTGCGCGACCAGATCGAGGCGTTGCCGGTGGACGGACACTGGCATGCACAGGCGCGCGGTTCGCTGCTGGACGAGCTGACCCATCAGCATCGCGCGCTCGCCTTGCAGGTGCTTGCCCTGGCGGGCAACAGCAAGGACGTGTCGCCGGTGCAGGCATGGCTCAACCGTGACGATGCCACGCTGAAGTACACCCGCAGCATGCTGGCGGAAATCCTGACGCAGAATGCCGACTATCCGATCGCCTCCGTGGCGGTGCGTCGTCTGGCACAGCTGGCGCAGGTGCCGCTCGGCTGA
- a CDS encoding NAD kinase — MRFAFVASETTVAQQARRKFVDRYKDVAPTEADVIVALGGDGFMLRTLHTYRETAAPVYGMKLGRVGFLMNKHRTDDLAERVERAHAALLYPLEMRVTCGGGDVHQALAFNEVSLLRQTNQAAHLEVKLNDAVKLETLVCDGILVSTPAGSTAYNLSAHGPILPLDSNVLALTPISPFRPRRWRGAILPHRTVVSLRVLDAGKRPVSATADFHEVRDVRLVEIRQQTEHGVRLLFDPEHNLEQRILDEQFAPD, encoded by the coding sequence ATGCGTTTTGCCTTTGTCGCCAGCGAGACTACGGTTGCCCAACAGGCCCGGCGCAAGTTTGTCGATCGCTACAAGGACGTCGCGCCGACCGAGGCCGACGTGATCGTCGCCTTGGGCGGCGACGGTTTCATGTTGCGCACGCTACATACCTACCGCGAAACGGCGGCGCCGGTGTACGGCATGAAGCTCGGTCGCGTCGGCTTTCTGATGAACAAGCACCGGACCGACGACCTGGCCGAGCGCGTCGAGCGCGCGCATGCTGCCTTGCTGTATCCGCTGGAAATGCGGGTGACCTGTGGCGGCGGCGACGTGCATCAGGCGTTGGCGTTCAATGAGGTGTCGCTATTGCGTCAGACCAACCAGGCGGCGCATCTCGAAGTCAAATTGAACGACGCGGTCAAACTGGAAACCCTGGTCTGCGACGGCATCCTGGTCTCCACACCTGCCGGCTCGACCGCCTACAACCTGTCGGCGCACGGCCCGATTCTGCCGCTTGACAGCAATGTGCTGGCGCTGACGCCGATCAGTCCGTTCCGTCCGCGCCGTTGGCGTGGCGCGATCCTGCCGCACCGGACGGTGGTCAGCCTGCGGGTGCTCGACGCGGGCAAGCGCCCGGTCAGTGCGACGGCGGATTTTCATGAAGTGCGCGACGTGCGACTGGTCGAAATCCGTCAGCAAACCGAACACGGCGTACGCTTGCTGTTCGATCCGGAACATAACCTCGAGCAGCGTATTCTCGACGAGCAATTCGCTCCGGACTGA
- a CDS encoding 5'-nucleotidase, with the protein MTRSTSDAHDPKAAADNRLVVAISSRALFDLGDSHDLFERDGLDAYRAFQIEHENEILQPGVAFPLVQKLLGLNKLAGDLPPVEVILLSRNSGDTGLRIFNAIQHYGLEISRAAFTSGAPTSDYIAPFKADLFLSANAEDVGRALAAGVAAATILPSVAPPRATEQLRIAFDGDAVIFGDEGERVSREEGLEAFHRNEREQADTPLSVGPFRGFLTALHRLQTAFPAENSPIRTALVTARSAPAHKRVILTLRRWGVRIDEALFLGGRDKGPFLDAFGADIFFDDSPANVESARRHVATGHVPHGVSNN; encoded by the coding sequence ATGACACGCTCAACTTCCGACGCTCACGATCCCAAGGCCGCTGCCGACAATCGACTGGTCGTGGCTATCTCTTCGCGCGCATTGTTCGATCTTGGCGACAGCCACGATTTGTTCGAGCGCGACGGGCTGGATGCCTATCGGGCATTCCAGATCGAGCACGAGAATGAGATTCTGCAACCGGGCGTAGCGTTTCCGCTGGTGCAGAAACTACTGGGCTTGAACAAGCTCGCTGGCGACCTGCCGCCCGTCGAAGTCATCTTGCTGTCGCGCAACTCAGGCGATACGGGGCTACGCATCTTCAACGCGATTCAGCACTACGGCCTGGAGATCAGCCGCGCGGCGTTTACCAGTGGCGCGCCAACCTCGGACTACATCGCGCCGTTCAAGGCCGACCTCTTTCTTTCCGCCAATGCCGAAGATGTTGGCCGTGCACTAGCCGCCGGCGTTGCTGCCGCAACCATTCTGCCCTCAGTCGCGCCGCCGCGCGCGACCGAGCAGCTGCGTATCGCGTTCGACGGCGATGCTGTCATTTTCGGTGACGAAGGCGAACGTGTGTCACGCGAGGAAGGGCTCGAGGCATTTCATCGCAACGAGCGCGAACAGGCCGATACGCCCTTGTCGGTAGGCCCGTTTCGCGGGTTTCTTACCGCGTTGCATCGCCTGCAGACGGCGTTTCCCGCCGAGAATTCGCCCATCCGCACGGCCCTGGTCACGGCGCGTTCCGCACCGGCGCACAAACGCGTGATCTTGACCCTGCGGCGCTGGGGCGTACGCATCGATGAGGCGCTTTTTCTGGGAGGCCGCGACAAAGGGCCATTCCTGGACGCCTTCGGCGCGGATATCTTCTTCGACGATTCGCCAGCGAATGTCGAGTCCGCACGCAGGCATGTTGCGACGGGTCATGTGCCGCATGGCGTCAGCAACAACTGA